The following is a genomic window from Quadrisphaera sp. RL12-1S.
CGCGGGCCACCACCTGGCTGCGCAGGTCGCTGGTGCTGGCCCGCAGGTCCGTGCCGTCGGCGGTGCGCGCCGAGGTCGCGAACAGCGCGCCCGCCAGCACGAGGACGACGACGACGGCGGCAGCGCCGAGGCTCGGGCGGGACCAGCGGCGGCGCGTCGGGCCGCTGCGACCGCCGTCCTCGGGGTCCTGCCGCGGTGACGGCTCAGCGGCGGGCACGGGCTCGTGCGCAGCGTCCGTCACGGCTCGCCCTCCTCGCCCGGTGCGGGCGACTACCCTCGGGCCCTGACACAGCCCTGCTGAGGAGGACCGGTGCCCGAGTCGAGGATACGTCGCCGCCGCGCGTGGACAGCCCCGCGCGAGAAGAGCGCCGGGCCCCGCCCGAGCCCCCGCTGGTGGGTGACCGTCATGCTCGCGCTGATGGTGCTCGGGCTGGTGTGGATCGTCGTCTACTACCTCAGCGGCGCCACGTACCCCGTACCGGCGCTGGGCCCGTGGAACCTGGGCGTGGGCTTCGGCGTGGTGCTGATCGGCTTCGCCATGACCACCCGCTGGCGCTGACGCACCCCGCTCCTGCGGGGCCGGCGCCTCACAGGAGCCCGGTGGCCGCCATCCGCGTCACGGCGGCCACCAGGAGGACCAGGGCGACGGCGGCCGCTCCGGCCGCCTGCACGGGGGTCCGGGCCCGCTGGGGCGCGTACGCGTACACCGCCCCGAGCGCCAGGCCCGTGACCAGCCCTCCCAGGTGCGCCTGCCAGGCGATGCCCGGCACCAGGAAGCCGATCGCCCCGTTGATGACGATGAGCACGACCACCTGGCCGAACTGCTGGTTGAGCTTGCGCTGGACCAGCACGAGGGCGCCGAAGAGGCCGAAGACGGCGCCGGAGGCCCCCACCGACACGATCCCCCAGCCCCGGCTGTCGGGGCTCACGAGCAGCAGGGTCCCCACGGATCCGCCGAAGGCCGTGATGAGGTACAGCGCCGCGAAGCGCAGCCTGCCGAACTGCTGCTCCAGGTAGGAGCCGAAGAGGTAGAGCGCGTACATGTTGAACGCGATGTGGATCACACCGCCGTGCAGGAACGCGGCCGTGAGAAAGCGCCACGGCTCCGCTGCGGCCACCACGGGCGCGAACCCGAGCGCGTAGGGGAGCCCCGGCAGGGCCGCGTACTGCACGAGGAAGACCGCGACGCAGATCCCGATGATGCTGAGCGTCACCACGGGGCGGCCGCGGCGCACCGTGGCGCCGAAGGCCGTGCGGGCCTGCCGCGCACCGCGGGAGCCCTCGCGCACGCAGTCGACGCACTGGAACCCCACCGCCGCGGGCCGCTGGCACTCGGGGCAGGTCGGCCGCTCGCAGCGCTGGCAGCGGACGTAGGCGACCCGGTCGGGGTGGCGGGGGCAGACCGGGTCCTGCCCGGGAGCCTGGGGCCCCCAGGCAGGATCGGTCACGCGGTCACCTGGTCGTCACTCGCCGATCTCGACGGACTCGAGCACCACGGGCTCCACCGGGCGGTCCATGGCCCCCGTGCGGACACCGGCGATGGCGTCGACGACCTTCTTGCTCTCCTCGTCGGCGACCTCGCCGAAGATCGTGTGCTTGCCCTGCAGCCACGTGGTCGGTGCCACGGTGATGAAGAACTGCGAGCCGTTGGTGCCCTGTCCACCGCGCTTGCCCGCGTTGGCCATGGCCAGCAGGTAGGGCTTGGTGAAGGTCAGCTCGGGGTGGATCTCGTCGTCGAACGTGTAGCCCGGGCCGCCCGTGCCGTTCCCGACCGGGTCACCGCCCTGGACCATGAAGCCCGGGATGACGCGGTGGAAGGTGAGACCGTCGAAGAACCTGTCGGTGCGCTTGGCACCGGTCTGCGGGTCGGTCCACTCCTTCTCACCCGTCGCCAGACCGGTGAAGTTGGCCACGGTCTTGGGAGCGTGGTCGGGGAACAGCACCACGCGGACGTCCCCGTGGTTCGTGTGCAGCGTCGCCTCCATGCGCCCCATCCTCGCACCTGCGCCGATCTCGCCCCCTCGCTGGGCGAGCGGGAGCCCCTCCCGGCAGGATGGGCGCCGACGGTCCGGGAGCCGGGCCCGGGAGGAGGACGCGTGTTCGGGAGGAAGAACCGAGCGGAGCGGACCGCCGCGGCGGTCAGCCACGCCACCAAGGCGGCCGGGGCGACGCTCGCCGGCAAGGCGGAGCAGCGCGCCGCGCAGGTGGCGGGAGAGCTCGCACAGGTCAAGGGCGCGGCGAAGGGCGCCGGCCACAGCGTGGTCGCGTCGGGTGCTGCCCTGCAGGCGGGTGCGCTGAGCAGCGCCCAGCGCATCGCGAAGAGCGCCGAGGACTGGAAGAAGCAGGCGGGGCCGGCGGCCTCGCACGCCAAGGACGCCGCGGTCGGCTACGCGGGCCAGGCCCGCGAGTGGGCGCAGCCGCGGGTGGAGGAGGCCTACGCCAAGGCCGTGCCGCTCGTGGTGGACGCGAAGGACCGCAGCATCCGCGCTGCGGCCCCCAAGGTGGAGCACGCCGCCGAGTCGCTGGTCCCCCACGTAGACCACGCCCGCGACACCATCGTCGAGGAGTGGCTGCCCCGCGCCGTCGCCGCCGTGAGCGCCGCCGCCGCGGCCGCCGCGGCCAAGGCCGGCGAGGCCACCGACGCCGCGGCCACGAGCACCACGGCCGGGCTCAAGAAGGTCAGCGGGAGCCCGCTCATCAGCGCCAAGGCCGCGCGGAAGGCGGCTCGCCGCCGCCGCACGCGCCGCTTCCTGCTGTTCACGACCATCGCCGGTGCCGCCGGCGCTGCGGGCTGGGCCGTGTGGAAGTCGCGCCAGCAGGCCGTGGTGGACCCGTGGGTCCCCGCCACCGCCCCGGGCACGGGCGTGAGCTCGTCGGCCGACCACAGCCGCCTGTCCTCCTCCACGCCGGGCTCCTCCGGCGCCGCCGGGTCGACCCTGGGCGGGGGGAGCGCCGCCAGCGCGTCCTCGGACGTCGACACTCCCGCGGCCGACGGGTCCTCCAAGGCCCAGGACGCGTCGGCGACGGTGGAGAAGGTCGTCGACAAGGCCGCGAGCAAGGTGCAGGAGGCCGTCTCCAAGGTCACCGGTGCCGCCGTCGACTCGGCGAGCTCCGTGCAGGACACGGTCGAGAAGGCCGCCGAGAAGACGGTGGACAAGGCCGGCGACGTCCAGGAGAAGGTCGAGGAGGCTGCGGACAAGGCCAAGGACGCGGCGAACGACGCCGCGGACAAGGCTGACGGCTCCAGCTCGTCGGCGGCGAGCAGCCGTCCCAAGCCCCAGCCGCGCACCAAGCCGTCAGGCTCCTGACGGAGGGCCTCTCCGGAGGCCCCCGGCAGCGCGAAGGCCGGTCACCCGTTCGGGTGGCCGGCCTTCGTGCTGCGTGTGTCTCCGAGTGGAGGCGAGGGGACTCGAACCCCTAACCCCCTGCATGCAAAGCAGGTGCGCTACCAATTGCGCCACGCCCCCGGGGGCACGTCGAGTGGGCCTAACAGGACTTGAACCTGTGACCTCTTCCTTATCAGGGAAGCGCTCTAACCAACTGAGCTATAGGCCCGGGCCGGAGCGCACGCGCATCCGGGTGGAACGAGGTTACCGCACGCCCGGAGGTCAGTCGTCGCTGAGGGTCAGCCGGACGCCGCCGACGAGGCCGCTGGCCAGGTTGTAGAGGACCGCGGCGATGGTGCTGATGAGCGTGAGCAGGACGACGTCGACGACGGCGAGGAAGACCGTGACCGACAGCACGCGCGACAGGCTCAGCAGGTCCGCCACCCGGAAGTTGCTCTCGGTGCCGACGACGTCGCTGATGACGCTGTCGAGCTGG
Proteins encoded in this region:
- a CDS encoding peptidylprolyl isomerase translates to MEATLHTNHGDVRVVLFPDHAPKTVANFTGLATGEKEWTDPQTGAKRTDRFFDGLTFHRVIPGFMVQGGDPVGNGTGGPGYTFDDEIHPELTFTKPYLLAMANAGKRGGQGTNGSQFFITVAPTTWLQGKHTIFGEVADEESKKVVDAIAGVRTGAMDRPVEPVVLESVEIGE
- a CDS encoding cell division protein CrgA, whose protein sequence is MPESRIRRRRAWTAPREKSAGPRPSPRWWVTVMLALMVLGLVWIVVYYLSGATYPVPALGPWNLGVGFGVVLIGFAMTTRWR
- a CDS encoding rhomboid family intramembrane serine protease translates to MTDPAWGPQAPGQDPVCPRHPDRVAYVRCQRCERPTCPECQRPAAVGFQCVDCVREGSRGARQARTAFGATVRRGRPVVTLSIIGICVAVFLVQYAALPGLPYALGFAPVVAAAEPWRFLTAAFLHGGVIHIAFNMYALYLFGSYLEQQFGRLRFAALYLITAFGGSVGTLLLVSPDSRGWGIVSVGASGAVFGLFGALVLVQRKLNQQFGQVVVLIVINGAIGFLVPGIAWQAHLGGLVTGLALGAVYAYAPQRARTPVQAAGAAAVALVLLVAAVTRMAATGLL